One genomic window of Salvelinus alpinus chromosome 9, SLU_Salpinus.1, whole genome shotgun sequence includes the following:
- the acyp1 gene encoding acylphosphatase-1 — protein sequence MSTEEMISVDYEIFGRVQGVFFRKYTQAEGKKLGLVGWVRNTEAGTVQGQLQGPSNKVRQMQDWLKSTGSPKSQIIKAEFKNEKNVKSLDHSTFKIVRP from the exons ATGTCTACTGAAGAGATGATTTCAGTAGATTATGAAATATTTGGGAGAGTTCAAGGTGTATTTTTTCGAAAATACACTCAG GCAGAGGGGAAAAAGCTAGGTTTGGTCGGCTGGGTGCGGAACACAGAGGCAGGAACTGTGCAGGGGCAGCTTCAAGGTCCAAGCAACAAGGTGAGACAGATGCAGGATTGGCTGAAGTCCACTGGGAGCCCCAAGTCACAAATCATCAAAGCAGAGTTCAAGAATGAGAAGAACGTTAAGAGTTTGGATCACTCAACGTTCAAAATAGTTCGCCCTtga